One Glandiceps talaboti chromosome 20, keGlaTala1.1, whole genome shotgun sequence genomic region harbors:
- the LOC144450462 gene encoding aldehyde dehydrogenase, mitochondrial-like, which translates to MLAVRALRRVVKPNWRVISRCGYASAQPQPQTSPDIQCNKLFVNNEWVDSASGKTFATINPTTGEKICDVSEGDKADVDIAVKAAREAFKLGSPWRTMDASDRGVLLNKLADLIERDREYIASLETLDNGKPFQIAYAADLALSIKCLRYYAGWADKTHGKTIPIDGNYFCYTRHEPVGVCGQIIPWNFPLLMQAWKLGPALATGNTIVMKPAEQTPLSALYVASLIKEAGFPAGVVNLIPGYGPTAGAAIAEHMDVDKVAFTGSTEVGHLILQAAGRSNLKKTTLELGGKSPNIVFSDADIGDAVETSHFALFFNQGQCCCAGSRTFVHEDVYDEFVARSVARAQKRSVGNPFDSSIEQGPQVDEEQMNKILHLIESGKQEGAKLLCGGSRVGDKGYFIQPTVFSDVGDNMRIAQEEIFGPVMQIMKFKDINEVIERANNTSYGLAAAVHTTDVNKALMIANGVRAGTVWINCYDVFGAQAPFGGYKMSGSGRELGEYGLEAYTEVKTVTIQIPQKNA; encoded by the exons ATGTTAGCTGTAAGAGCATTGAGAAGGGTTGTAAAACCAAACTGGCGTGTTATTTCGCGTTGTGGATACGCATCAGCTCAACCGCAACCACAGACGAGTCCAGATATCCAATGCAACAAG TTGTTTGTCAACAATGAATGGGTAGACTCAGCTAGTGGGAAGACATTTGCTACCATCAATCCAACCACAGGAGAGAAGATTTGTGATGTGTCCGAGGGCGATAAG GCTGATGTAGATATAGCAGTGAAGGCTGCCAGGGAAGCATTTAAATTAGGATCACCATGGAGAACTATGGATGCATCAGATCGTGGTGTTTTACTCAACAAACTGGCAGATCTTattgagagagacagagaataCATTGCT AGTTTGGAAACCTTGGACAATGGCAAACCATTCCAAATAGCGTATGCTGCTGACTTGGCACTTTCTATCAAGTGTTTAAG ATATTATGCTGGATGGGCTGATAAGACACATGGAAagaccattcctattg ATGGAAACTATTTTTGTTATACTCGTCATGAACCAGTGGGTGTTTGTGGACAAATCATTCCT TGGAATTTTCCATTATTGATGCAAGCCTGGAAGTTGGGTCCAGCTCTGGCAACTGGCAACACTATTGTTATGAAACCAGCTGAGCAGACACCACTGTCAGCCCTGTATGTTGCTTCTTTAATTAAGGAG GCTGGATTTCCTGCTGGTGTTGTCAATCTGATTCCAGGCTATGGTCCAACAGCTGGCGCAGCCATTGCTGAACATATGGATGTGGATAAAGTGGCTTTTACAGGATCAACTGAG GTTGGTCATTTAATTCTTCAAGCTGCTGGGCGTAgtaatttgaagaaaacaaCCCTAGAACTGGGAGGAAAGAGTCCCAACATTGTTTTCAGTGATGCAGACA TTGGTGATGCCGTGGAAACCAGTCATTTTGCCCTCTTCTTCAACCAGGGTCAGTGTTGTTGTGCTGGATCTCGTACTTTTGTACATGAAGATGTCTATGATGAGTTTGTTGCAAGAAGTGTGGCGAGAGCCCAGAAACGCTCAGTTGGAAATCCATTTGATTCGAGCATTGAGCAAGGACCTCAG GTGGATGAAGAACAAATGAACAAGATTCTCCATTTGATTGAGAGTGGCAAACAAGAAGGTGCCAAACTCTTATGTGGTGGTAGTCGTGTTGGTGATAAGGGATATTTCATTCAACCCACTGTATTTAGTGATGTTGGTGACAATATGAGGATTGCTCAGGAAGAG ATTTTTGGTCCTGTGATGCAAATCATGAAATTCAAGGACATTAATGAGGTGATAGAACGTGCCAACAACACATCATATGGTTTGGCTGCAGCTGTACACACCACAGATGTCAATAAAGCACTCATGATTGCAAACGGCGTCAGAGCTGGTACTGTCTG GATTAACTGTTATGATGTGTTTGGTGCCCAAGCTCCATTTGGTGGATACAAAATGTCTGGAAGTGGACGTGAATTAGGAGAATATGGTTTGGAAGCTTACACAGAAGTTAAGACT GTTACCATTCAAATTCCACAGAAGAATGCATGA
- the LOC144450431 gene encoding lymphoid-specific helicase-like: MDVGDSQESQDSMVVEPKVIEADNGRRMTTRRQLKKQENSQESTKPEKVAASLTKRGRKRKVEHDKQSYNIADILNKEELENKRRKLHKSGDEGTVKDTVQATAILSCLFQTKTNIKEEEDSVDTFSRIINGERVSDKQPLMFTGGVLRDYQIQGMEWLKVIYENGVNGILADEMGLGKTVQCIALLAHLVNMGVPGPFLICAPLSTLPNWVSEFQRFTPKVPILLYHGSISERERVRRDIRRKHGVKQTHPVVITSYEIVMNDRKYLQGYEWKYIIVDEGHRIKNLNCRLIRELKMYKSANRLLLTGTPLQNNLAELWSMLNFLLPEVFDDLRSFESWFDFQSLSEGDEEALVAREQENNILGMLHQILTPFLLRRLKTDVELKIPPKREVLVFAPLTKLQHFYYKATVDKTILQRIEDKKTKVKETVELDIKGRPKRRCSEKVNYKAMIGDDNERDDIVKWFQQFTSDSEIKKTEESCVVKESSIVNIKLQNIMMQLRKCCNHPYLLEYPINPATNDYLMDEKLIQASGKILILERLLPQLKERGHKVLIFSQMTTMLDILSDYCYLRKYNYCRLDGTMSYTDRQEQIAEFNQNKDTFIFLLSTRAGGLGINLAAADTVIIYDSDWNPQSDLQAQDRCHRIGQTKPVVVYRLVTSNTIDQKIVERAAAKRKLEKMVIHQGKFKGGKSNIEKDAKSVINPEELLELLRAQNHDGILESDQNHFISDKDLEKLLDRSDLMRKHQQKVEAFTMDESAVESGVFKVINEDSNDKMDIRLS, from the exons ATGGATGTAGGAGATAGCCAAGAATCTCAG GATTCTATGGTGGTGGAGCCTAAGGTTATAGAGGCTGATAACGGCAGAAGAATGACTACAAGGAGACAgttaaaaaaacaagaaaattcaCAAG AAAGTACCAAGCCAGAGAAAGTAGCAGCTTCCCTGACAAAGAGAGGTCGTAAAAGAAAAGTTGAGCATGACAAGCAAAGTTACAACATAGCAGATATCTTGAACAAAGAG GAACTGGAAAACAAAAGGAGAAAGTTGCACAAATCTGGTGATGAAGGCACTGTCAAAGATACAGTTCAGGCCACAGCCATT CTTTCATGTCTTTTTCAGACCAAGACAAATATTAAAGAAGAGGAAGATTCCGTTGATACCTTTAGTCGTATTATAAATGGGGAGAGGGTGAGTGACAAACAACCACTGATGTTTACTGGCGGTGTCTTGAGAGATTATCAAATTCAAGGCATGGAATGGCTCAAG GTTATCTATGAGAAtggtgtaaatggtattttAGCTGATGAGATGGGTCTTGGtaaaactgtacagtgtatagCACTTCTTGCACATCTCGTCAATATGGGAGTTCCAGGACCATTTCTCATCTGTGCACCACTATCAACATTACCCAACTGGGTGTCTGAGTTCCAGAGGTTCACTCCAAAG GTACCTATACTGTTGTACCATGGTTCAATATCTGAGAGGGAGCGAGTACGCCGTGATATCAGACGTAAACATGGTGTCAAACAAACGCATCCAGTAGTTATCACGTCCTACGAGATTGTCATGAATGACAGGAAGTATTTACAGGGTTATGAATGGAAATATATTATTGTAGATGAAGGACATCGGATCAAGAACCTAAACTGTAGACTTATAAG AGAACTTAAGATGTACAAGTCAGCCAATCGACTCTTACTGACAGGGACACCATTACAAAACAACTTGGCAGAATTATGGTCCATGTTAAACTTTCTTCTTCCTGAAGTCTTTGATGACCTCCGTAGCTTTGAATCCTGGTTTGATTTCCAGTCTCTCAGTGAAGGTGATGAAGAAGCACTGGTTGCTAGGGAACAAGAAAACAATATACTGGGCATGCTTCATCAG ATTTTAACACCGTTTTTATTGCGACGTTTGAAAACTGATGTTGAGTTGAAGATACCGCCAAAGAGAGAAGTGTTAGTATTTGCACCACTAACCAAACTACAACATTTCTACTATAAAGCCACTGTGGATAAAACAATACTGCAGCGTATTGAAGACAAGAAG ACTAAGGTGAAGGAAACTGTTGAATTGGACATCAAAGGAAGACCAAAACGTCGCTGCAGTGAGAAAGTCAACTACAAGGCTATGATTGGAGATGATAATGAGAGAGATGATATCGTGAAATGGTTCCAACAATTCACAAGTGACTCCGA GATAAAAAAGACTGAGGAGTCGTGTGTTGTGAAGGAATCATCCATTGTCAACATCAAACTACAGAATATCATGATGCAACTAAGGAAATGTTGTAACCATCCCTATCTATTGGAATATCCCATTAATCCAGCTACTAATGATTATCTGATGGATGAGAAGTTAATCCAAGCTAGTGgtaaaatattaatactagaaaGACTACTACCACAACTCAAAGAAAGGGGACATAAG GTGCTAATTTTCTCCCAAATGACCACTATGTTGGATATATTGTCTGATTATTGTTATCTGAGGAAGTACAACTATTGTCGACTTGATGGCACCATGTCgtacactgacagacaagaaCAG ATTGCAGAATTTAACCAAAACAAGGACACATTTATATTTCTGTTGAGTACTAGAGCTGGAGGCTTAGGAATCAATCTGGCTGCAGCAGATACTGTGATTATATATGACAGTGACTGG AATCCACAAAGTGATCTCCAGGCACAGGATCGCTGTCATCGTATTGGTCAGACCAAACCAGTAGTTGTCTACAGACTAGTGACTTCTAATACTATAGATCAGAAGATAGTAGAAAGAGCTGCAGCTAAAAGGAAACTGGAGAAGATGGTCATTCACCAAG GAAAATTCAAGGGAGGAAAAAGTAACATTGAGAAAGATGCCAAGTCTGTGATTAACCCTGAAGAGCTGTTAGAGTTACTTAGAGCTCAAAACCATGATGGTATCTTGGAGAGTGATCAGAATCATTTTATAAGTGACAAGGACTTGGAGAAGCTGCTGGACAGGAGTGACTTGATGAGGAAACATCAACAGAAAGTGGAAGCATTTACTATGGATGAATCAGCTGTTGAATCAGGAGTCTTTAAGGTGATCAATGAAGATAGTAACGATAAGATGGACATACGACTCTCTTAG
- the LOC144451045 gene encoding uncharacterized protein LOC144451045, which translates to MRKSIKMSEVIAEQKPPSFRIEPTTQPEINPERKSPSLALEQAAEPEETAHQDVTMDTTGPGVKDEELEDIASIPSDGLITKEMVEEEKHLHQETIEEERKIQQKAQEEWEKELHEQRFRRLQHLLQKSSVYTNFLLLKMEQQQEKEKKRQARLAVKKKKLEEKDMAGKEASKVTCFTVNEGHRNSLI; encoded by the exons ATGCGGAA GTCCATCAAAATGAGTGAAGTCATTGCAGAACAGAAGCCGCCATCTTTCAGAATAGAACCAACCACACAGCCTGAAATCAACCCTGAAAGGAAATCTCCATCTCTTGCTCTAGAACAGGCTGCAGAACCTGAAGAAACAGCTCATCAAGATGTTACCATGGACACTACTG GTCCAGGTGTTAAAGATGAGGAGCTAGAAGACATAGCCAGTATTCCATCTGATGGGTTAATCACCAAGGAAATGGTGGAGGAAGAAAAACATCTACATCAAGAAACTATAGAAGAAGAgagaaaaatacaacaaaag GCCCAGGAAGAATGGGAAAAAGAACTCCATGAGCAGAGATTTAGAAGGTTGCAGCATTTACTTCAAAAAAGTAGTGTCTACACCAACTTCTTACTATTAAAAATGGAACAACAACAAGAGAAGGAGAAAAAACGACAGGCAAGGCTAGCagtgaagaagaaaaaactaGAAGAGAAAGACATGGCTGGCAAAGAGGCATCAAAGGTAACTTGTTTTACAGTTAATGAGGGCCATAGAAATAGTTTGATCTGA